From Triticum aestivum cultivar Chinese Spring chromosome 4A, IWGSC CS RefSeq v2.1, whole genome shotgun sequence, a single genomic window includes:
- the LOC123085196 gene encoding peptidyl-prolyl cis-trans isomerase G isoform X2, which produces MSSNRGRSRSPVEVKDDHSKGSEGYGRKEYVRDLQNDSQTRPGRGHEFVRHSYGASRESRRHDDYRRYHDKRADDERSRPRTSRPDRESRADTYYDHSKRDGTSDRSHGDWRNADSRYGDKSVKREQRSKNQEKHESPREYHRHDVAEYEKDANLRKETHSSRRYPEESESKNKEKFKQDEAVKKRSGKEIEKSSCAAEPELETRQKRRSLFSSVGPDVENEQHKEMDTSGGIKEETMNDLNAAKVAAMKAAELVNKNIVGFGVGTGRLSTDQKKKLLWGNKKSNPPETSTHWDSNLFSDRERQEKFNKLMGVKSNASASVQESKAGNEEGPAEVKKQEELDTDLEKLYVAGLRRRDGRTVGLGL; this is translated from the exons ATGAGCAGTAACCGTGGGAGGAGCCGTAGTCCAGTTGAAGTCAAGGATGACCACTCTAAGGGGAGTGAGGGTTATGGAAGGAAAGAGTACGTGAGAGATCTACAGAATGATAGTCAAACCAGACCAGGCAGAGGTCATGAATTTGTTAGGCATTCCTACGGAGCATCACGTGAATCCAGGAGGCATGATGATTATAGGAGGTATCATGATAAACGTGCTGATGATGAAAGGAGCCGTCCTAGAACTTCTCGGCCAGATCGGGAGTCAAGGGCTGACACTTACTATGATCATTCAAAGCGTGATGGCACATCTGATAGATCACATGGTGATTGGAGAAATGCCGACAGCAGGTATGGGGATAAATCTGTTAAGCGAGAGCAGAGGAGTAAGAATCAGGAAAAACATGAGTCCCCACGTGAATACCATAGACATGATGTCGCAGAGTACGAGAAAGATGCTAATTTAAGAAAGGAAACCCACTCTTCCAGAAGGTATCCAGAAGAAAGTGAAAGTAAAAACAAGGAAAAGTTCAAGCAGGACGAGGCTGTAAAGAAGAGAAGTGGCAAGGAAATTGAGAAAAGCAGCTGCGCAGCAGAACCTGAGTTAGAAACTAGGCAGAAGAGAAGAAGCTTATTCAGTTCTGTTGGTCCAGATGTTGAAAATGAACAGCACAAGGAAATGGATACTTCAGGAG GAATTAAAGAGGAAACCATGAATGATCTGAATGCAGCAAAAGTTGCAGCAATGAAAGCTGCTGAATTAG TGAATAAGAACATTGTAGGATTTGGAGTCGGAACTGGGCGGCTATCCACTGACCAGAAGAAGAAGCTGCTCTGGGGTAACAAAAAGAGTAACCCTCCAGAG ACAAGTACTCACTGGGACTCAAATCTGTTTTCTGATCGGGAGCGCCAAGAGAAATTCAACAAACTCATG GGTGTGAAGAGCAATGCCTCTGCCTCAGTTCAAGAGAGCAAGGCTGGCAACGAGGAGGGTCCGGCGGAAGTCAAGAAACAAGAGGAACTCGACACCGACCTGGAGAAACTCTATGTAGCAGGCCTGCGCCGGAGAGATGGCCGAACCGTTGGTCTCGGCCTGTAG
- the LOC123085196 gene encoding peptidyl-prolyl cis-trans isomerase G isoform X1 — protein sequence MSSNRGRSRSPVEVKDDHSKGSEGYGRKEYVRDLQNDSQTRPGRGHEFVRHSYGASRESRRHDDYRRYHDKRADDERSRPRTSRPDRESRADTYYDHSKRDGTSDRSHGDWRNADSRYGDKSVKREQRSKNQEKHESPREYHRHDVAEYEKDANLRKETHSSRRYPEESESKNKEKFKQDEAVKKRSGKEIEKSSCAAEPELETRQKRRSLFSSVGPDVENEQHKEMDTSGGIKEETMNDLNAAKVAAMKAAELVNKNIVGFGVGTGRLSTDQKKKLLWGNKKSNPPETSTHWDSNLFSDRERQEKFNKLMSLRMPWPNAGCEEQCLCLSSREQGWQRGGSGGSQETRGTRHRPGETLCSRPAPERWPNRWSRPVGNSACKCQVPPMYTHRWLWLPVLHRL from the exons ATGAGCAGTAACCGTGGGAGGAGCCGTAGTCCAGTTGAAGTCAAGGATGACCACTCTAAGGGGAGTGAGGGTTATGGAAGGAAAGAGTACGTGAGAGATCTACAGAATGATAGTCAAACCAGACCAGGCAGAGGTCATGAATTTGTTAGGCATTCCTACGGAGCATCACGTGAATCCAGGAGGCATGATGATTATAGGAGGTATCATGATAAACGTGCTGATGATGAAAGGAGCCGTCCTAGAACTTCTCGGCCAGATCGGGAGTCAAGGGCTGACACTTACTATGATCATTCAAAGCGTGATGGCACATCTGATAGATCACATGGTGATTGGAGAAATGCCGACAGCAGGTATGGGGATAAATCTGTTAAGCGAGAGCAGAGGAGTAAGAATCAGGAAAAACATGAGTCCCCACGTGAATACCATAGACATGATGTCGCAGAGTACGAGAAAGATGCTAATTTAAGAAAGGAAACCCACTCTTCCAGAAGGTATCCAGAAGAAAGTGAAAGTAAAAACAAGGAAAAGTTCAAGCAGGACGAGGCTGTAAAGAAGAGAAGTGGCAAGGAAATTGAGAAAAGCAGCTGCGCAGCAGAACCTGAGTTAGAAACTAGGCAGAAGAGAAGAAGCTTATTCAGTTCTGTTGGTCCAGATGTTGAAAATGAACAGCACAAGGAAATGGATACTTCAGGAG GAATTAAAGAGGAAACCATGAATGATCTGAATGCAGCAAAAGTTGCAGCAATGAAAGCTGCTGAATTAG TGAATAAGAACATTGTAGGATTTGGAGTCGGAACTGGGCGGCTATCCACTGACCAGAAGAAGAAGCTGCTCTGGGGTAACAAAAAGAGTAACCCTCCAGAG ACAAGTACTCACTGGGACTCAAATCTGTTTTCTGATCGGGAGCGCCAAGAGAAATTCAACAAACTCATG AGTCTGAGGATGCCTTGGCCTAATGCAGGGTGTGAAGAGCAATGCCTCTGCCTCAGTTCAAGAGAGCAAGGCTGGCAACGAGGAGGGTCCGGCGGAAGTCAAGAAACAAGAGGAACTCGACACCGACCTGGAGAAACTCTATGTAGCAGGCCTGCGCCGGAGAGATGGCCGAACCGTTGGTCTCGGCCTGTAGGGAACTCTGCCTGCAAGTGTCAAGTGCCTCCGATGTACACGCATCGTTGGCTTTGGCTGCCTGTTTTGCATCGACTGTAG